In the genome of Thunnus thynnus chromosome 6, fThuThy2.1, whole genome shotgun sequence, the window cacactataaatatacagtatattggagCGCTCCAGTACCCAAATTGTTACTCCACATGCCACATAACAGCAACGTCCCTGGTTCAGTTCCTGCCAGGGACCCTTGTTGCAtctcatacccatctctctccccttgtttcctgtctgcctcttcacctatgactctctctctttctctcactctctcatatatatatatatatatatatatatatatatatatatatatatatatatatatatatatatatgtatatatatgtatatatatgtatataaaagtaATAATGCGCTTGATAGATTAGACAGAATAGTATGCAAACACTGAAAAGTACCAGATGCATTATACATTTGGGCAAAGGATTCCACGCATTTTAGATGCAAAGccaatttaatattttactggAAAGTAAGACCACTGCATGAGTGGACATGGAGGGAAAACAGGATTCGTGGACcaaaatatcttatttttctgGCTGCCCTCTCTTCTGTTAGCTCGACGATGTGCTCAGTGCAAAGCAGCCATGATCAATCAGACCTCAGCCAGTGCTGAAGTCAGCCAGAGGAACAGACATTCCACTTTCCCAATGTTCCATGGGAGACTGTGCTGATGAATAGCACACTATGCTGCAATTCCAAACCCAACccccctctgtctttctttctttctcactctctccacaCCACTGtccgcgcacacacacacaaacaccctccttcccctcaccctccatccctccctccctctgtccagCCGGCCACTGGGCCTTTGGAGCTCTGGTGTACGGTGGGTGGGTGGATTGGTGGGTGGTAGGTGGGGGTGGAGGGCGGAGAGAGCAGGCATTCAGAGCAACATGCACGGGGAGATAACAATAGCTCCTCTGGGAGACCTGCAGATGCTAGCAGTACAGGGAATAGTAGTGGGATCTTATCACTCCTCCAACACAAGCTGGGAAAGCTGCAAAACAACACATACAGCCTACAGATCTGCTTTCaccctctttctttctgcagctttctcttcctccctccacctcctctttaCCTTCTTATGCCGCTCTGGGAAACTCGAGCTCCTTCTGCTACCATGCATGATGGTAACACTGAAAAAGAGTCCTTTCCAAACATAAGAAAGGCCATTTCTTGTCACTCAATGCGTATAGAGGAGGGGCTCAGACCATGTGTTACTGTGCACATGATAGTGAGGAAAACAGTCATGGAAGAGTGTCTAAACTTTGTCTGTCTTGTTTACTAATCTATATCAAAACTGGATGTAGACTATTATTTTGGTTCAAAGCAGTGTTTATCTTTTGTACAACCTTATCATACAGATTCCTGGTCATGACATATTGTAAACAGCAATTTCAAATGTTGCTGATTGTCCTTTATCAGTTGTTAAAGaactgtgttttctcctccttaTATTCTCATAGCATGGTGGAAATGATCTTAACATCTCACTTTAAGCActtaacaaataaacaaaaatattgtactaatatctaaaaaaataagtccttttctttcttttttagccTATTTAATGGTAATTAATTCATCATAGTCTCATGCCTTGCAGAGGGTGTATAAAGTTCAAAAAAGCTTATTTATTGTAATATGAGCCATTATGCTTTAATAAAGCATAagatatgtgatttttttatatattggcAACCTTTGAACCTTAGATGATGGTTGCATTtatgtaaatgcaaaaaattTGATTTTGAGATTTATTTCACCTATCAGTCAAAGCAAAGggcagagaagaaagagagaaaaataattcCAGTTGCAGGAAGTTAGGAAAGGAAGCAATTGATTAAGACTCTATAAGGAACCACATTGATTCATATTATGACCAGGAAGCTCAAGTTCTTTCAAATATTATCAGTTGTACACCATCAATATGCTATTTTCTTACATAATTGTAATCACAGCCTCCCCTTTCTTTTGTCAGGTCTGTTAAAGATGCACTGGAACCCAGAGCATGCCCAGCCCCTCAGCCAGTGGCCTGAGCAGCACCTGGAcgtctcctccaccacctcctctccAGCCCACAAGTCGGAATTCTATTCTGGCCGTAGCCGCGGCTCCCACAACTACGCTTGGGCCAATGACGACATCTCTGCCCTCACAGCCTCCAACCTGTTGAAGCGCTATGCTGAGAAGTACTCTGGTGTGCTGGACTCACCATATGACCGGCCACCTACTGTAGGCACCTACCCAGAGCCAGGGGCCTTTGGAGGCCTCAATGGCCAGAAGACTGAGCTGGAGCCCTGGCCACTGACGCACAGCACTGATGCCTCCTATTCCCTAGTGCCCCCTGGAGGCCATGACAGCCTTTCAGGTTCCAAGGCTGTAGCCACATCTGCAGGCCCTCCTGGGGTTAGCAGTGTATCAGTGGTAAACAGTAACCTCTCAGACTCTGGCTATAGTGGCAGCAGCTCCTGCAGTGGTTCCAGCGAGTACCCCTCTAGCTACAATGGCACCTATCTTTCCTCAGGGTACTGTCCCCAACCCAGTGCAGCACTTCCCCCTGCCTCCCTCCACACCCTCCAATCCACTCCCACTCTGGTGCCCAGCTATAGCCCTACCACACCTGTCTACAACTACCCCCCCAGCACATACCCTCCCCAGACCAGCCTTGCTCCCAGCTACAGCCACCCTTCTGCAACGTACCTGCCCTCGGGTCTGCCAGCTCCTACTCCTGTTCCATCAAGACCCACAGTAGTAGGAGGCAGCTACAGTTACCAGAGCACCAACCTTGGGACATCTGAGTCTGGAGGGAcactaaaaagaaaagcatttgaGATGAGTGTAGAGGATGATGAGGGTGGGGACAGCTCTCGTTACAGGAAATATAGTTATGACCCCTTGAAGGCCGGGGGAAACTCGCCCTACAGTGTGAATGACAAAACAGAGTGCCGGGGAAATGGCTTCAGCAGTTCAGGGAGCACAGACCCTCAAACCTTCAAGTCCAGTAAGCCCTCCTCCCAGCCCCTGGTGTCTCCTCAGTATGGGGCAGCAGGGGAGTACAGCCCTCCAGCGGGCATGACAGGGGAGAACGGAGTGGGGGAACAGGGCTTCAcccaacagcaacagcagcactgcTCCCAGGCCCACAAACGCCCTCCATTGTGTGGTCCGACTGTTGAGACTCTTAAGAGCCCAGACCCCCGAGTGTTGGACCTTGTCAATGGGGAGTTATTGGACTGCAGCCCAGCTCTAAGCTGGGGTGAGCTGGCTGGGCTCACCCATGTCAAGGCTGCCCTGGAGGAGGACTTGCTGTGGCCCGTGTTGAGGCCCAGTCCAGTGATGCGGCCACCAAGAACCGTCCTGCTGTTTGGCCCCCGGGGAGGGGGTAAAATGACGCTGACTCGTTCTTTGGCTTCACAGCTGGGGGCTTCCTTCTACCGGTTGAGTGGAGCCATGCTGGCGTCTAAAGGGAAGGCTGAGGCAGAGCACATTCTGGGGTCTCTGTTGCAGGTTGCAGGGGCACGGCAGCCTTCAGTGGTGTTGCTCAGCCAGGTGGAGGCCATGGAAGAGGAGGGGCTGAGACAGACACTGCTCACCACCCTGGAGAAAGCCCAGGTGGGTACCACGGGTCTGGTGATTCTTGTATGCGCCACTGGCAGGCCAGATCTGCTGCAAGATGCAGTCCATCGGAGCTTTGCCAAGCGTTATCACGTTGGCCTGCCAGATGTGGGAATGCGTAGGCAGGTGCTGCTGCAGGCGCTGTCGCCCCAGGGCTGCAGCCTGAGCGAGAGGGAGCTGAGCGCTGTGCTGCAGCGCACCGAGGGCTTCTCCGTGTgggagctgctgcagctcagccaGCAGGCGCTGTCCTCAGCATCCTCCCCCACTGGGGCCATGCATGGCCTGCCCACATCCTCCAAATCCCCAGCCTTCACAGACTTTGAGAATGCCTTCTGCAAGGTGCGCCCACACACCACCACAAAAGAACTGGACACTTGTATAGAGTGGAGCAAGATGTATAGCCACTGAGAAAGCAGCCAGTCACTGTACTCGGACTGCCCTGTGACCCCGTCTTTGCTTTGACATGGCAAGCCTTGggaatgttttgttgttgttttgtaattACGAATTATGCAGCCAAAAGAGCCAGACAAACTCAAAGGTACAGGAGAGCTGAAAAAGTAGTTTTACTGGCATAAGCATGCCATGgtgtgctgtttttgttttgctatgaatatcaatattttatttttcccaaAGAAAGGAAACATGAATAGGCCTTGTTGAGTGGGGTAGTGTATTAGTCATTTGGCCAATGGGAAAATCATAGATAGCAATTTGGATACTCTCAGAGATCCTGATTAGCCTTGGTCCAGGAcaaaatcaattatttgttGCTAGGTGACGTGGTCCAAGATTATGGATAATCAGGGTTTGGAAAATCCCCCCTTTTGACTGCTACTCTCAGGATTCTATTTATTGCCAGTCCACTTCCATGTTATCCTAATGTTGATTTAGTCATTGGATTTCTGCTAATCATTTAGTATGAAGGGCTTGGGATCTGCAACATTACAGCAAACCACAGTTTCTTGaccaaaaacatgtcaaaccAAATGCATAATGAGCTGCACTGTTATATTTCTCAAATCGGACTGGTCCTCAAAATCACAAAAGATGAATCTGTCTTGATAGCTGCTCACCAAATCAAAACAATTAGTCCTTActattctgaaaaaaaaagaaaatcaaatgacTTTTATGAATTCCGAACATGCGGCTGCCCTTTCCTGAAGATCAGTTGTTCAAGTGAAACCTTGCAGTTACACTCAACATGTTTGGTTGTAGAAATACTTCACATGTATCTTCACTGAACTCACCATTGGTACTATATTCATACTTAAAATGGTACAATTCACAGAcaatttactttattatttttggaTTGTTGTCCTTGACTTCcacatgcatttgtttttgATCTCACATTCCTCATCCACTGCAGTTTTCCTGAGAATCCTACAAAACAACACCACCTGCACACAGCTTCTCCCACAGCGTGTCTGTTTTCTATTTCACTTActccttttgttttcttagtATGTAGTCTTGTTTGAAATGCTCAGGAAGAATTTCTTTACctcagaaatataaaataaagaatgtATGTAATCTTAGGGTCTTAGTAGAGAGTGGTGCGGAGCAAGATAAAGGAGCGAGGAGAAACCTGACAGTCTTTTAATACCCACTGCAGCTGGGCTTTTACCTCGGGAGAGAAACTTGAATATGCTACAAAGAGTAACATTGAATGTAATTCAGGTATTTCAAAGGATATTTGATGCCATAAATccatgtattattatatatgaatatataaataagttttcttttatgttcttttaccctttatttttattgtagtttatGGTGGAATGATGAAATGCTATGTAGAATACAGaaaatattcctttttttgttgGACAAACTGCTTGCAAATCTCCATGTTATTTAGCGTTTACATATCCTGCATATGCATGTctgctgtttattgttttaCGGCTGCAAAATATcacttgaaaatgtaaatataacgCACACAATCATACACATGCACTCATAGTGAACATCTGAGCACAATATTCcatcaaaaaagacaacaaacaaaaacacatttgtgaaaaaatgtatgtgtaGCTTTTAGCAAATCCCAAAGTCTAAAAATTCAGTTAATGTGTACATATTGTGGATGAACCCAACATGTAGACAATCCAGAGAAACCTTCCTTTTCCAGCAGTCCTACAGTTCTGTTTTAACAAGCTGGAAAAACCTTGTCACTGGACTGCAGGTACAGAGGTCGTGCGTATTAGACTGTTGCCATGGTCCTGAGGAGGTATACACAGTATGATGTAATATTTCCTACTgccctttcctccctccctctctccttccctccatccctccctccctccctcatcattctttttctctttttccctctccccAATGCAATCTCATTAGATTGGATTGCCCCCTGGCCACGAGCCCCAGTGGCCATGTGGCGTTGTATCCTCCCCCCCTTCGCCCCTTCCCTTATACTGATTCCTCTGGAGTGGAAGTGGTCTGATTGATGTCCAGCAACCCTATATCACAGTGCAGCCTTCCCTCTCCAGCTGGTGGCTTCAGTCATGCCATACAGCCAGATCAATCAGAGTGACCCCCGCTGTGGATACTGTTCACTGTCTaagagactgaaaacacatttacaaattaCGGAAGCCTCAAGCTGTATGGTCTAGATAAAGCAAGTGATTATTCACATGTAATCAtagaaattaaataataataatgacttagATCTACAAATAATGACAACACACGACACCCGACAGTTTGTCCAACAAAacaagcttttattttttacatgttttgatCTGTTATTGCGGTAAATTTGTTCTTGGTTATTGTACATTTTCTGTAACCATTTCTACCTCATTTTTGCGGCATATTGTACATGAAAGtatttatttcatgtcttttttgatgtctgttttgaaaatgataataatgttcTTGAACTGTAATGGTCTACCTCAGAAAAGACTGTATTTTAAGAGAAGAGTATCACACAATATTAAACAGAATTTGTCAATATTGCACTGCGgttatttctttgtgtttttctgtgatttcaGCAGTCAAGGGACTGCAATTGACCAGAGTGCAGAAATTACATGATGGTGGTGCTTACcttatgtttctctctctgtagccTGGCTTGACCCCAATGTTAAGGTCAGCACAGTTACTTAAACTGATTGCTAAATCGTTTAacgtataaacacacacattgtgacGTTTTGGATTTGTTCTAGTATCAGCTTGAATTGACAACACAGTAACCTGTGCAGTCAGCAGGTAGTCAatatgaaacaaagaaacaggTACATTCAGGTGAGGGTGTGCAGCTATTTTTGTAGTTGTTTAggctctgtgtttgttgtgaATGCGTATCTGTgtggagtgaaaaaaaaaaagaaggaaagccgtgtgtgtgtttgttttgtgtgtctatgtgcaCGTAAGTTTGTTGGCCTGCATGTTCGtgtggttttatgtgtgttgcATCGTCCAGAACAGCAACAGAGGCAGCGCTAGCACACCCCCGAGGCTTCAGGCCCAGCACCAGAGCACAGAGGTCCTTCATCCCTGTCACTGTCTGTAAACAACATCTCGTCCCAGCGGCCTGCCCTATGCTATTTCTGGCCTTTCCTGACATCTTTCAAAGACTCAAAACTAACCGAGAGAAGAAGTAAATCTGAGCAACTCTATGCGCAAAGAAGTTAAAGTTTAGCCAAAGCCTGAAACAGGATCCATTCCTCCCCAGTTATGGATAGCGGTGTCAAAGCTGAGTTCGAAACATCTGCGACTGAATCCCAGTAGAACAGTGGTGCTGGTGTTGATGACAGAGTAATTAATTGTCTAATAATGATGCATAGCTCTGTTATAAGCACAACCTTGTGCAGCGGCTGCCCTTCATCCTCTGATGAAGGATAATCATTTCTGCAGCTGTTTAAAAATTATTTCCTATCTTTTCCTGTCACAAACTCAATAACATAATCCACAGAACATAACCTTGTGAAGGTAGAACATACCATGTGGAAATGTGACATTGGAGTATATAAAGAGACATATTTCACTACTTGCACACTAATTTCACACAACAGGAATGAAATGTTTTAGAAGTCTTATATTGATAATATGTCGGCTGGAGTCTTGCAACAGTCACAAATTAAGTTGTAAAGGCCTCACCTCCACAGTGTGATGGTGTTACTGTGAGGGGATTTAtgataattattttcttaaacACTGTGACCATAGCTGCTGTCTTTTATGTCTATATATATTTCCATAGTCTGACTTCCTGTGAGTCTCTTTCTATCCAATAAGTGACTGAATTCCAGTTTGTCCTTTTTGTCCTGAGTGATTCCTGTCCTCCAGGAAGTCAATCATTTTCTTCTCCCTGCTGATTGGAGGTAATTAGGCGAGCAGAGTTTGTAATTGGATAATAAAAGATGCTAATGAGCTGCTGTCCTATTTACTCATACTGTGGCAGTGAATAGCAGGGCACGGCTCAGATGCTGCTCGCTGCGATATAGCTCCAATGAAAAGTGATACTCAAAATACAATTCACCATGATTAAAAGACATACATGTTAATTATTGATATAATTACCTTTATATATTTGGGGTTATGAAGTAGTTATATAGGAACATAACTACATATAGGAGAAAGTTACATAGGAATAATTAATTGCATAATCATTTCATATAGTCAAAATGTATGTAGACACCAAAGTTTTTAGTTGCTACTGATGGATGCATTCATGACTATTTTGTCAATATAGTATATTGGTTTGTTTTGTGCTAATGTCACCTGTAAGTCCACACAATTCAAGCATGTTTTTTTAGCATGCACTCAACTTTAATACCTGATTTTTATGGTGTTCGTGCACACCTTCAGTGTGTGCTTCATTTAAAGGTGCCTTGACAAAAACTTTCAAGTTATTTATGGTAACAACCTTCATAAAAAAAAGGTCATTCTTTGAATCTCATTTCACATGGACACAATTCTGCTCTCTACCTTTTCCGTGCTGCCGGCCTTCCATTGTCCGGGCCTTGATACTGACAAGGTTGACATCAGAGGAGAGCTCTGACACTGGGTGAGTTAGGACTGCCAGCTGTTAGCAATCAAGTCTATTTTGAAGTCAGGGACACATGGACCCCCAGGGCCAAAGCAGCAACTAGCCCAACCCCTTGCCCACCCCCTCCACTACAGCCCACAACCTCCGAGCCCCCTGGTTCCACAGATAGCCAGCACAGCTGTATTGGTTCCAGATGTTGCCACCCTGCAGTAAGGGCCTTTTACCTAAGAGGACCCCAAAAATGATGACAGACCTGAACAGAGAGTGGTTAtgcagcaaacaacaacaatgcaaACACTGAGCTAAAGAAACCTGCAACCAACAGACAGCTGAAAAGCTTAAAACTTGATTCTGTCTGTGGTTCAGTTCTGAATATCCATCAAACACGTTTTTTGAAAATGAGAGACTGCATATTGCGCAAGAAAAagagaatgttttcttttagagAAAGGGATCTATGTCATCTTACATTAGTTACAAAGTGTAGTTGTCATCGTGAATATCTGGCCTGAATACTAACACCGGTAATCTTACTGGTAACTGTGACTGAGCCCGTCCGGTTTATTTGGGAGTTTTAAACATGGTAACAAGACATAAAGAGAAACTGTGGGGAAAATGAATCACAATCAAAACATGA includes:
- the fignl2 gene encoding fidgetin-like protein 2, coding for MLSPIVPYSLLKMHWNPEHAQPLSQWPEQHLDVSSTTSSPAHKSEFYSGRSRGSHNYAWANDDISALTASNLLKRYAEKYSGVLDSPYDRPPTVGTYPEPGAFGGLNGQKTELEPWPLTHSTDASYSLVPPGGHDSLSGSKAVATSAGPPGVSSVSVVNSNLSDSGYSGSSSCSGSSEYPSSYNGTYLSSGYCPQPSAALPPASLHTLQSTPTLVPSYSPTTPVYNYPPSTYPPQTSLAPSYSHPSATYLPSGLPAPTPVPSRPTVVGGSYSYQSTNLGTSESGGTLKRKAFEMSVEDDEGGDSSRYRKYSYDPLKAGGNSPYSVNDKTECRGNGFSSSGSTDPQTFKSSKPSSQPLVSPQYGAAGEYSPPAGMTGENGVGEQGFTQQQQQHCSQAHKRPPLCGPTVETLKSPDPRVLDLVNGELLDCSPALSWGELAGLTHVKAALEEDLLWPVLRPSPVMRPPRTVLLFGPRGGGKMTLTRSLASQLGASFYRLSGAMLASKGKAEAEHILGSLLQVAGARQPSVVLLSQVEAMEEEGLRQTLLTTLEKAQVGTTGLVILVCATGRPDLLQDAVHRSFAKRYHVGLPDVGMRRQVLLQALSPQGCSLSERELSAVLQRTEGFSVWELLQLSQQALSSASSPTGAMHGLPTSSKSPAFTDFENAFCKVRPHTTTKELDTCIEWSKMYSH